A part of Desulfomicrobium apsheronum genomic DNA contains:
- a CDS encoding DUF2156 domain-containing protein codes for MEKTFRPITLDGQKEYNRRLAQCGQKPSDYSFINLWGWGREYGLEWSFRDDYVLIRQTFPQTMYWAPVGDWEKADWAALRDDLPQDTCFIRIPEELKLIWEQRLPGIEVEECREHWDYLYDVGELTELKGRKFHNKRNLLNQFMRDHDAKFVSLDEKTVEFALALQTDWFLWRNSENDQTLDAENRAIVKVMHDWSRLEGLIGGGLVIDEKMIAYTIAEALDDTTVVIHFEKGCPNFKGVYQAINQIFLERCCQGFQIVNREQDLGDEGLRKAKLSYNPVAFLKKYRICMRGGLL; via the coding sequence ATGGAAAAAACGTTTCGCCCCATCACCCTTGACGGGCAGAAAGAATATAACCGGCGTCTGGCGCAGTGCGGCCAGAAGCCTTCGGATTACAGCTTCATCAACCTCTGGGGCTGGGGGCGGGAGTACGGCCTGGAGTGGTCTTTTAGGGATGACTACGTACTCATTAGGCAGACTTTTCCGCAAACCATGTACTGGGCTCCCGTTGGGGATTGGGAAAAGGCCGACTGGGCCGCCCTGCGGGACGATTTGCCGCAGGACACCTGTTTCATCCGCATCCCCGAGGAATTGAAGCTCATCTGGGAGCAGCGGTTGCCTGGGATTGAGGTAGAGGAATGCCGGGAACACTGGGATTATTTGTATGATGTTGGTGAGTTGACCGAACTCAAGGGCCGAAAATTCCACAACAAGAGGAATTTGCTCAACCAGTTCATGCGCGACCATGATGCAAAATTCGTATCCCTGGATGAAAAAACCGTGGAATTCGCCCTGGCCCTGCAGACGGATTGGTTCTTGTGGCGCAACAGCGAAAACGATCAGACCCTGGACGCGGAAAATCGGGCCATCGTCAAGGTCATGCATGACTGGTCAAGGCTGGAAGGGCTGATTGGCGGTGGGCTTGTGATCGATGAAAAGATGATCGCCTACACCATCGCGGAGGCCCTGGACGATACGACCGTGGTCATCCATTTTGAGAAGGGATGCCCCAATTTCAAAGGGGTGTACCAGGCCATCAACCAGATTTTTCTGGAGCGGTGCTGCCAGGGTTTTCAGATCGTGAATCGTGAGCAGGACCTTGGCGACGAAGGGCTGCGCAAGGCCAAGCTCAGCTACAACCCCGTGGCGTTTCTGAAGAAATACAGGATCTGCATGCGCGGCGGCCTGCTCTAG
- a CDS encoding motility protein A — MDLATIIGILVAFGLVIAALGGDGFLFLDFSSLLIVIGGTIGAVLVTHPLESVLGVARIIRKTFMSKADDPAALIAQFVDYATRVRREGILSLEAHLKNIPDDFLRKGLQLTVDGLDPQLIQEIMETEISCLEERHLKGAEILLTFGTLAPGMGMIGTIIGLVLMLKRMNDPSTIGPAMAVALLTTFYGAILANLVFNPMAGKLRARSREEVLIRTMILEGIMSISRGENPRILEEKLNSYLPPKERKVRP, encoded by the coding sequence ATGGATCTGGCCACAATCATCGGAATCTTGGTCGCCTTCGGGCTGGTCATCGCCGCCCTGGGCGGTGACGGCTTTCTTTTTCTGGATTTTTCCTCTCTGCTCATCGTGATCGGTGGCACCATCGGCGCGGTGCTGGTGACCCATCCCCTGGAGAGTGTTCTTGGCGTAGCCCGCATCATCAGGAAGACGTTCATGTCCAAGGCGGACGACCCTGCGGCGCTCATCGCCCAGTTTGTCGATTACGCCACCCGGGTCCGGCGCGAGGGAATCCTGTCCCTGGAAGCGCATCTGAAGAACATACCCGATGATTTTCTGCGCAAGGGCCTGCAATTGACCGTGGACGGCCTTGATCCGCAGCTCATCCAGGAAATCATGGAGACCGAAATCTCGTGTCTTGAGGAGCGCCACCTGAAAGGCGCCGAGATATTGCTGACCTTTGGAACCCTGGCCCCCGGCATGGGCATGATCGGCACCATCATCGGCCTTGTGCTCATGCTCAAGCGCATGAACGATCCGAGCACCATCGGCCCGGCCATGGCCGTGGCCCTTTTGACCACCTTTTATGGCGCCATCCTCGCCAACCTCGTCTTCAACCCCATGGCCGGCAAGCTGCGGGCCCGCAGTCGCGAGGAAGTCCTGATCCGGACCATGATCCTGGAAGGGATCATGTCAATTTCGCGTGGCGAGAACCCGCGCATTCTCGAAGAGAAGCTGAACAGCTACCTGCCTCCCAAGGAGCGCAAGGTCAGGCCCTGA
- a CDS encoding YggS family pyridoxal phosphate-dependent enzyme: MDQPSITDRWQKVLEQMAAAARRAGRDPADARLLAVSKLHSAHDIRTLFEAGQPMFGENYVQEALGKMAILPREISWHFIGHLQTNKVKSVVGRFGLIHGVDSLKLARSLQGQAEAMDVVQDVLVQVNLAEEKQKSGILESELPPLAEFLAHATNLRWRGLMLMPPFFDDPDRARPYFARLRELAETLRTGFGLALPELSMGMTGDFEAAIEEGATLVRIGTRIFGERGSI; encoded by the coding sequence ATGGATCAGCCAAGCATCACCGACCGGTGGCAAAAAGTTCTGGAGCAGATGGCCGCGGCCGCCCGCAGGGCCGGAAGGGACCCGGCTGACGCGCGTCTGCTGGCCGTTTCCAAGCTGCATTCCGCCCACGATATCCGGACTCTTTTCGAGGCCGGACAGCCCATGTTCGGCGAAAATTACGTGCAGGAGGCCCTGGGCAAGATGGCCATCCTGCCGCGTGAAATATCCTGGCATTTCATCGGGCATCTGCAGACCAACAAGGTCAAGAGCGTGGTCGGGCGCTTTGGCCTCATTCACGGGGTGGATTCCCTGAAACTGGCCCGCTCGTTGCAAGGTCAGGCCGAAGCGATGGACGTGGTCCAGGACGTGCTGGTGCAGGTCAACCTGGCCGAGGAAAAGCAGAAAAGCGGCATTCTGGAGTCGGAGTTGCCGCCTTTGGCGGAATTTCTGGCCCACGCCACGAATCTGCGCTGGCGGGGACTCATGCTCATGCCTCCTTTTTTTGACGATCCCGATCGGGCGCGTCCCTATTTCGCCCGTTTGAGGGAACTTGCCGAAACCTTGCGCACAGGCTTCGGCCTTGCCCTGCCCGAATTGTCCATGGGCATGACCGGGGATTTCGAGGCGGCTATCGAGGAAGGAGCGACCTTGGTGCGCATTGGCACCAGAATATTTGGAGAACGCGGCTCAATCTAA
- a CDS encoding OmpA/MotB family protein, with amino-acid sequence MARRKKRAEFESQGSSWLVTFADLMTLLLSFFVLLLSMSSMDKSILRDVVSHFVGDMGLAPKKGAGRLTTHFEFMNVIIENPAEALHDPQRIKDLLFPDEVLPEGMARSTLDENLRILVRPEGIALVLSDGLLFDIGESALTQDSRKLLSEFSRFLATVTMPVNVAGYTDNVPAGQKDNYMLSSERAMSVLSFFLQQGFDPGRFSVSAYGEAFPLGDNTTPEGRAKNRRVEILLKTTGRTYL; translated from the coding sequence ATGGCTCGCAGGAAAAAACGCGCCGAATTTGAGTCTCAGGGATCGTCATGGCTGGTCACCTTTGCGGATCTCATGACCCTGCTGCTGAGTTTCTTTGTGCTGCTTCTGTCCATGTCGTCCATGGACAAATCCATCCTGCGCGACGTGGTCTCCCACTTCGTTGGCGACATGGGGCTGGCTCCGAAAAAAGGGGCGGGCAGGCTGACAACCCACTTCGAGTTCATGAATGTGATCATCGAGAATCCGGCCGAGGCCCTGCACGATCCGCAGCGCATCAAGGATTTGCTTTTTCCGGACGAGGTCTTGCCCGAGGGCATGGCCAGGAGCACCCTTGACGAGAATCTGCGAATCCTGGTGAGGCCCGAGGGAATCGCTCTCGTCCTCTCCGACGGGCTTCTTTTTGACATCGGAGAAAGCGCCTTGACCCAGGACAGCCGCAAGCTTCTGTCGGAGTTCTCCCGTTTTCTGGCCACCGTGACCATGCCGGTCAACGTGGCTGGATACACGGATAACGTCCCGGCGGGTCAAAAAGACAACTACATGCTGTCCTCGGAACGGGCCATGTCCGTGCTGAGTTTCTTTTTGCAGCAGGGTTTTGATCCCGGACGTTTTTCCGTTTCCGCCTATGGCGAGGCATTTCCCCTGGGCGACAATACCACGCCGGAAGGCCGGGCCAAGAACAGAAGAGTGGAGATTTTACTCAAAACCACGGGAAGAACGTATCTTTAG
- a CDS encoding flagellar basal body-associated FliL family protein, which translates to MAEKKAAAPEKAEKKKGGKLKLIIIALVVLGVLGGGGFAAWKFYLQPKAAGETAENATVEGADGHKAEVEPGGQLVTLDSFVVNLSDPMGRRYLKTTLDVEVANAAAAAELTAAMPRVKDTLLLLLSSKSFADISSMDKKIELKNDIVSRLNQIIGKNKVRNVYFTEFVVQ; encoded by the coding sequence ATGGCCGAAAAAAAAGCGGCTGCACCGGAAAAGGCTGAAAAGAAAAAGGGCGGCAAGCTCAAGCTCATTATCATCGCGCTCGTTGTCCTTGGCGTTCTGGGTGGGGGAGGTTTCGCGGCGTGGAAGTTCTATCTGCAGCCGAAGGCGGCTGGGGAAACCGCCGAGAACGCAACCGTCGAAGGCGCCGACGGACACAAGGCCGAGGTCGAACCGGGCGGACAATTGGTGACTCTTGACTCTTTCGTGGTCAACCTGTCCGATCCCATGGGGCGTAGATACCTGAAAACCACGCTGGATGTTGAAGTGGCCAACGCGGCGGCGGCGGCGGAGTTGACCGCAGCCATGCCCAGGGTCAAGGATACCCTGCTGCTCCTGCTTTCCAGCAAGTCCTTTGCCGATATCAGCAGCATGGACAAGAAGATCGAGCTGAAAAACGACATCGTCAGTCGACTGAACCAGATTATCGGCAAGAACAAGGTGCGCAATGTCTATTTTACGGAATTCGTGGTCCAGTAA
- the fliM gene encoding flagellar motor switch protein FliM: protein MSKILNQDEVDALLRGISGGEIETEEEVAVDTKGFVAFDLANQDRIIRGRMPVLEIINDRFSRLCTSALANTMRKRVDVNPISIDMSKFGDFMRSLPVPTSINIFKIDPLRGNALLVVDTRLVFSLVENFFGGAGSQPKIEGRDFTPIEQSIIVKVVKIILANLEDAWRPVHEVSIELLRSEINPQFATIVPPSDVVVVISFEVELENALGSMVLALPYATIEPIRSKLYAAFQTERLEIDHAWISRFRDRLMETPVDLNVTFGTTQITGRQLLDMKVGDILMLDQDEDDMLSGRIHGILKFFGLPGFVKGNKAFKIVKEQELNY, encoded by the coding sequence ATGAGCAAGATCCTCAATCAGGACGAGGTCGATGCCCTGCTCCGGGGAATCTCGGGCGGGGAGATCGAGACCGAAGAAGAGGTAGCCGTTGACACGAAGGGCTTCGTGGCCTTTGATCTGGCCAATCAGGACCGGATCATTCGCGGCCGCATGCCCGTGCTTGAGATCATTAACGACCGCTTCTCACGACTCTGCACCAGCGCCTTGGCCAACACCATGCGCAAGCGGGTGGATGTGAACCCGATCTCCATCGACATGTCCAAGTTCGGGGATTTCATGCGCTCCCTGCCCGTGCCGACGAGCATCAACATCTTCAAGATCGATCCCCTGCGCGGCAATGCGCTTTTGGTGGTCGATACCCGGCTGGTGTTTTCCCTGGTGGAGAATTTTTTTGGCGGCGCAGGCAGTCAGCCCAAGATCGAGGGCCGCGATTTCACGCCCATCGAGCAGTCCATCATCGTAAAAGTGGTCAAGATCATCCTGGCCAATCTTGAAGACGCCTGGCGGCCGGTGCACGAGGTCAGCATCGAATTGCTGCGCTCTGAAATCAACCCGCAGTTCGCCACCATCGTCCCTCCAAGCGACGTGGTAGTGGTCATCTCTTTCGAGGTGGAACTGGAGAATGCCCTGGGGTCCATGGTTCTGGCGCTGCCGTATGCCACCATTGAACCCATCAGGTCGAAGCTGTACGCCGCCTTCCAGACCGAGCGCCTGGAAATCGACCATGCCTGGATTTCCCGTTTCCGGGATCGGCTCATGGAAACGCCCGTTGATCTGAACGTCACGTTCGGCACGACGCAGATCACCGGCCGTCAGCTTCTCGACATGAAAGTCGGCGACATACTCATGCTGGACCAGGACGAGGACGACATGCTTTCGGGCCGGATCCACGGGATACTCAAATTTTTCGGACTTCCGGGTTTTGTCAAAGGAAACAAGGCGTTCAAGATCGTCAAAGAACAGGAACTCAATTACTAG
- the recJ gene encoding single-stranded-DNA-specific exonuclease RecJ, which yields MSDTQATWKLKAPAPEAAQNPAQQRGIAERLEVSPLLVHLMSLRGLANESDMDKFLSPGLRYLHPLDKWPGIEAGAALICKAVEENRRIAVWGDYDVDGITATTLVKDFMARRGVEISHYIPDRLDFGYGLHVDGIRELAAQGIGLLLTVDCGIANNEEIREARALGMQVIVTDHHLPGQELPEAEVIINPKLEGWPTPNLAGVGVAFLLMGAVNRLLPGAAADIRDFLDLVALGTVADVVPLDEQNRILVKNGLLLIKEGRRPGIQALKEISGLAPDDNVGTGSIGFALAPRINAAGRIGDPDLAVRMLLAKDPEEARQLATKLDKLNAKRKLEEQRILEEAIAQAESQLHLPGLVLHSEHWHSGIIGIVASRIVERFHRPCLILTKENGIFKGSGRSTPAFDLYQALLSCKQCLYKFGGHRQAAGLKLEPFQLANLKNLFAWAVEEQLGSNPAPPVLELDAELPFALITATLLKELELLQPFGQGNPRPIFLSPPLNILKHRFFSQKKHLELHLSDSSDGTNMRAVAWRQGERWQDASFTGRQIKIAYTPRLSKFNGLQQIELAVQDILSLE from the coding sequence ATGTCAGATACCCAGGCCACCTGGAAACTCAAAGCTCCGGCTCCCGAAGCCGCGCAAAACCCCGCCCAGCAGCGTGGCATCGCCGAACGCCTTGAAGTAAGCCCCCTGCTGGTCCACCTGATGTCCCTGCGCGGTCTGGCCAACGAATCCGACATGGACAAATTCCTGAGCCCCGGGCTTCGCTATCTGCATCCGCTGGACAAATGGCCCGGCATCGAAGCCGGTGCGGCGCTCATCTGCAAAGCCGTCGAGGAAAACCGCAGGATCGCGGTCTGGGGCGACTACGATGTGGACGGAATCACGGCCACAACACTGGTCAAGGACTTCATGGCCCGACGGGGCGTCGAAATCAGCCATTACATCCCCGACAGACTGGACTTCGGTTACGGGCTGCATGTGGACGGCATCCGCGAGTTGGCCGCCCAAGGGATCGGGCTTCTGCTGACCGTCGATTGCGGCATCGCCAACAACGAGGAGATTCGCGAAGCCAGGGCGCTTGGAATGCAGGTCATCGTCACCGACCATCATCTGCCCGGCCAGGAACTGCCCGAGGCCGAAGTCATCATCAACCCCAAGCTCGAAGGATGGCCCACCCCGAACCTTGCCGGAGTCGGAGTGGCCTTTCTGCTCATGGGCGCGGTCAACCGCCTCCTCCCCGGGGCTGCGGCAGACATCCGCGATTTTCTTGATCTGGTCGCCCTGGGCACCGTCGCCGACGTGGTCCCACTCGATGAACAGAACAGAATCCTGGTCAAGAACGGCCTTCTGCTGATCAAGGAAGGGAGGCGGCCCGGCATTCAGGCCTTGAAGGAAATCAGCGGTCTTGCGCCGGACGACAATGTGGGCACGGGCTCCATCGGCTTTGCGCTTGCGCCCCGCATCAATGCCGCAGGCCGTATCGGCGACCCGGATCTTGCCGTCCGCATGCTGCTGGCGAAAGATCCGGAAGAAGCAAGGCAACTCGCCACAAAACTCGACAAGCTCAACGCCAAGCGCAAACTCGAAGAGCAGCGCATCCTTGAAGAAGCCATAGCCCAGGCCGAGTCGCAGCTTCACCTGCCTGGCTTGGTGCTGCATTCCGAACACTGGCACTCGGGCATCATCGGCATCGTGGCCTCGCGCATCGTGGAGCGCTTTCATCGCCCGTGTCTGATCCTGACCAAGGAAAACGGAATCTTCAAAGGCTCAGGCCGTTCCACTCCCGCTTTCGATCTGTACCAGGCGCTCTTGTCCTGCAAGCAGTGCCTCTACAAATTCGGCGGACACCGCCAGGCAGCAGGACTCAAGCTGGAGCCCTTCCAACTGGCGAATCTGAAAAATCTTTTTGCCTGGGCCGTGGAAGAGCAACTGGGCTCAAACCCGGCCCCGCCGGTCCTGGAGCTGGACGCGGAGCTGCCATTCGCCTTGATCACGGCCACATTGCTCAAGGAACTTGAACTGCTCCAGCCCTTCGGCCAAGGCAACCCCAGACCCATTTTCCTTTCTCCGCCCCTGAACATTCTCAAACATCGTTTTTTCAGCCAGAAAAAACATCTGGAGCTGCATCTGTCCGACTCCAGCGACGGAACAAACATGCGCGCCGTGGCCTGGAGACAGGGTGAACGCTGGCAGGACGCCTCTTTCACGGGCAGACAGATTAAAATCGCCTACACGCCGCGCCTGTCGAAATTCAACGGTTTGCAACAGATCGAGCTGGCGGTGCAGGATATCCTGTCCCTGGAGTGA
- the topA gene encoding type I DNA topoisomerase, whose amino-acid sequence MGKDLIIVESPAKIKTIKKFLGGGYEVEASVGHVRDLPTKTLGVDEDNDFAPDYQIIPGKAKVVSKLKSAAKAADTVYLAPDPDREGEAIAWHVAEIIRTANPNVKRIQFNEITAKAVKEALANPTELRKPLFDSQQARRILDRLVGYKISPLLWKKVKRGLSAGRVQSVALRLIVDRERERQAFISEEYWLFKITVQGETPPPFDADLWKVDGEKPVIGDEKTALALESRVSGLPYVVQNIVEKERQRHPRPPFITSTLQQDASNKLGFNAKRTMSVAQRLYEGVELGERGTTALITYMRTDSVRISDEARDGAREWIISTMGPEFYPAEARVYKSKGSAQDAHEAIRPVDPSLTPDSIKNNLPPEQYKLYKLIWERFMASQMASARFWDTVATIESGPALWRAKGERLVFPGFLRIWPQSSDSQSALLPKLVAGQELSLEKLHKEQKFTQPPARFSEASLVHKLEELGIGRPSTYAAIISTLTERDYVHIEEKHFQPTDLGVIVCDLLVEHFAHLMDAGFTARMEESLDHVAEGESDWVALLRDFTLDFNPTLDKARENMTQVKAGMDTGLTCPQCEDGRLVVKFGKNGTFLGCANYPACSFTSNYTRNSAGEIELVKEEAPEELGPCPKCEDGRLVVKKTKTGGRFVACSNYPACRHTKSVSTHVACPKDGCDGELVEKTSRRGKPFYSCSKYPKCDYAVWDFPVAKPCPLCESKILVRKETKARGVHLACPVKDCGYWEKED is encoded by the coding sequence ATGGGCAAGGACTTAATCATCGTAGAATCACCCGCCAAAATCAAAACCATCAAAAAGTTTTTGGGCGGCGGGTATGAAGTGGAAGCATCCGTGGGACACGTGCGTGACCTGCCGACCAAAACCCTGGGCGTTGACGAAGACAACGACTTCGCCCCGGACTATCAGATAATCCCTGGCAAGGCCAAGGTCGTCAGCAAGCTCAAATCCGCCGCCAAGGCTGCGGACACGGTCTATCTGGCCCCGGACCCCGACCGCGAGGGGGAGGCCATCGCCTGGCACGTGGCCGAGATCATCCGGACGGCCAATCCCAACGTGAAGCGCATCCAGTTCAACGAGATCACGGCCAAGGCCGTCAAAGAGGCCCTGGCCAACCCCACGGAACTGCGCAAGCCTCTTTTTGACTCCCAGCAGGCCAGGCGCATCCTGGACCGTCTGGTCGGTTACAAGATTTCTCCGCTGCTCTGGAAAAAAGTCAAACGCGGCCTGTCCGCCGGGCGTGTCCAGTCCGTGGCCCTGCGTCTCATCGTGGACCGCGAACGTGAACGCCAGGCCTTCATCTCCGAAGAATACTGGCTCTTCAAGATCACGGTCCAGGGCGAAACGCCCCCGCCCTTCGATGCCGACCTGTGGAAAGTGGACGGGGAAAAGCCCGTCATCGGCGACGAAAAGACGGCCCTGGCACTGGAGAGCCGCGTCAGCGGACTGCCCTATGTGGTCCAGAACATCGTCGAGAAGGAACGCCAGCGCCACCCGCGCCCGCCGTTCATCACCTCCACCCTGCAGCAGGACGCCAGCAACAAGCTCGGCTTCAACGCCAAACGGACCATGTCCGTGGCCCAGCGCCTCTATGAGGGCGTGGAGCTTGGCGAACGCGGAACCACGGCGCTCATCACCTACATGCGTACCGACTCGGTGCGCATTTCCGACGAGGCCCGGGACGGCGCCCGCGAGTGGATCATCAGCACCATGGGGCCGGAATTCTATCCCGCCGAGGCCCGGGTCTACAAAAGCAAGGGCAGCGCACAGGACGCGCACGAAGCCATACGCCCCGTCGATCCGAGCCTGACTCCCGACTCCATCAAGAACAACCTGCCGCCCGAACAGTACAAGCTCTACAAGCTCATCTGGGAGCGCTTCATGGCCTCGCAGATGGCTTCCGCACGCTTCTGGGACACGGTGGCCACCATTGAGAGCGGCCCGGCCCTGTGGCGCGCCAAGGGCGAGCGGCTCGTCTTCCCCGGTTTTCTGAGGATCTGGCCCCAGTCCTCGGACAGCCAGAGCGCCCTGCTGCCGAAACTTGTGGCCGGACAGGAACTGAGCCTTGAGAAACTGCACAAGGAACAAAAATTTACCCAGCCCCCGGCACGTTTCTCCGAAGCGTCCCTGGTGCATAAGCTCGAAGAACTGGGCATCGGCCGTCCCTCGACCTATGCGGCGATCATCTCGACCCTGACCGAGCGCGACTACGTCCACATCGAGGAAAAACATTTCCAGCCCACGGATCTTGGCGTCATTGTCTGCGACCTTCTGGTGGAACATTTCGCCCACCTCATGGACGCCGGCTTCACGGCGCGCATGGAAGAAAGCCTCGACCATGTCGCCGAGGGCGAATCCGACTGGGTCGCCCTGCTCCGGGATTTCACGCTGGACTTCAACCCGACCCTGGACAAGGCCCGCGAGAACATGACCCAGGTCAAGGCCGGCATGGATACCGGGCTGACTTGCCCGCAATGCGAGGACGGCCGACTGGTGGTCAAATTCGGCAAGAACGGAACCTTCCTGGGCTGCGCCAATTATCCCGCCTGTTCCTTCACCAGCAACTACACCCGCAACAGCGCCGGAGAAATCGAGCTGGTCAAGGAAGAAGCTCCCGAAGAGCTCGGACCCTGCCCCAAATGCGAAGACGGCCGACTGGTGGTCAAGAAGACCAAGACCGGCGGTAGATTTGTGGCCTGTTCCAACTATCCGGCCTGCCGCCATACCAAATCCGTAAGCACCCACGTGGCCTGCCCCAAGGACGGATGCGACGGCGAACTGGTCGAAAAAACCAGCCGCCGCGGAAAGCCCTTCTATTCCTGCAGCAAATATCCCAAATGCGATTACGCGGTCTGGGACTTTCCCGTGGCCAAGCCCTGCCCCCTGTGCGAATCCAAGATTCTGGTGCGCAAGGAGACCAAGGCCAGGGGAGTGCACCTGGCCTGCCCGGTCAAGGATTGCGGATACTGGGAAAAAGAGGACTAG
- the era gene encoding GTPase Era, whose translation MSPTYRAGFIALVGPPNAGKSTFLNKVLGEKIAIVSPKPQTTRTSITGIHTTAEEQIIFLDTPGVHTARGKLNRFLVDAAWGALQEANGVILFLDGSRYAGNEKALERDLRPLAARIGSLGVPMAVALNKVDQIKPKERLLGLLANCAERWPGVELVPISARTGVGVDGLLAVIRNFLPLSPALFPEDQLSTASVRFMASEIIREKLFLALDQELPYNVAVEIETWEELPEQNMTMIGAMIYTSKNSHKGMIVGKQGQNLKIVGQQARQELKTLLGTKVHLELWVKVREGWTEDGQFMTSLGLGS comes from the coding sequence ATGTCCCCTACCTATCGAGCAGGATTCATCGCCCTAGTCGGGCCTCCCAATGCAGGAAAATCCACTTTTTTGAACAAGGTCCTTGGCGAGAAGATCGCTATCGTCTCTCCCAAGCCCCAGACCACTCGCACCAGCATCACCGGGATTCACACCACCGCCGAAGAGCAGATCATTTTTCTGGACACCCCCGGCGTTCACACCGCGCGCGGCAAGTTGAACCGCTTTCTGGTCGATGCCGCCTGGGGCGCCCTGCAGGAGGCCAACGGAGTCATCCTGTTCCTCGACGGCTCCCGCTACGCGGGCAACGAAAAAGCTCTGGAGCGCGACCTGCGCCCCCTGGCCGCCCGGATCGGTTCTCTTGGCGTGCCCATGGCCGTGGCCTTGAACAAGGTCGACCAGATCAAGCCCAAGGAGCGCCTGCTCGGACTTTTGGCCAACTGCGCCGAGCGTTGGCCCGGAGTGGAGCTGGTGCCCATCTCGGCCCGCACTGGGGTTGGCGTTGACGGTCTGCTGGCCGTGATCCGCAATTTCCTGCCGCTCAGTCCGGCCCTCTTTCCCGAAGATCAGCTGAGCACGGCGTCGGTCCGGTTCATGGCCTCGGAGATCATCCGCGAAAAGCTTTTCCTGGCTCTGGACCAGGAGTTGCCCTACAACGTGGCCGTCGAAATCGAAACCTGGGAAGAATTGCCGGAACAGAACATGACCATGATCGGGGCCATGATCTATACGTCAAAAAACAGTCACAAGGGCATGATCGTGGGCAAGCAGGGGCAGAATTTGAAAATTGTCGGCCAGCAGGCCCGGCAGGAACTCAAGACCTTGCTCGGAACGAAAGTGCATCTGGAACTCTGGGTCAAGGTGCGCGAAGGCTGGACCGAAGACGGTCAGTTCATGACTTCCCTGGGCCTTGGGTCCTAG
- a CDS encoding OmpA/MotB family protein, with amino-acid sequence MISKRAKTEQSKPGVPSWMITFSDLVTLLMTFFIVLVSMASLTDIYKRKVAIGSVSGTFGTGAPSMSDLTTVDTRTQVDPGPINVFKDLSPVKDHLWEDPDKDLRFESNRFMQRLSIGADALFAPGSSELTEKGRSLLDRLRPVVMESAHPLGLSGHASDGMDEFGPDYLAKPWVKVDFSWELSLARVMAVYKYFIETGVEPEKLRLEAFGRFRPRVTTEDPGERLTNRRVEIILDRRVGSWSHEMAAQAVREDSAQKPTDSYRVKDFLFRFDLPGEP; translated from the coding sequence ATGATCAGTAAGAGGGCGAAAACCGAGCAGTCGAAACCTGGGGTTCCGTCCTGGATGATCACCTTTTCGGATCTGGTCACCCTGCTGATGACGTTTTTCATTGTGCTCGTGTCCATGGCCTCCCTCACGGACATCTATAAACGCAAAGTCGCCATCGGCTCCGTTTCGGGTACCTTCGGCACCGGCGCGCCGAGCATGAGCGATCTGACCACGGTGGACACCAGAACCCAGGTCGACCCCGGGCCCATCAACGTTTTCAAGGATCTCTCGCCGGTCAAGGATCACCTTTGGGAAGATCCGGACAAGGATCTGCGTTTTGAATCCAACCGCTTCATGCAGCGGCTTTCCATAGGGGCCGATGCCCTTTTTGCACCCGGTTCTTCGGAACTCACGGAGAAAGGTCGGTCGCTTCTGGACCGTCTGCGTCCCGTGGTCATGGAAAGCGCTCATCCGCTTGGATTGTCGGGGCACGCCTCGGACGGCATGGACGAATTTGGCCCTGACTATCTGGCCAAGCCGTGGGTCAAGGTTGATTTCTCCTGGGAGCTCTCCCTGGCGCGGGTCATGGCCGTGTACAAGTATTTCATTGAGACGGGCGTCGAGCCCGAGAAGCTGCGCCTGGAAGCTTTTGGACGTTTTCGGCCACGCGTGACCACCGAAGACCCAGGCGAGAGACTGACCAATCGGCGGGTTGAAATCATCCTCGACCGGCGTGTCGGCAGCTGGAGCCATGAGATGGCGGCCCAGGCCGTGCGCGAAGACTCTGCCCAAAAGCCCACGGACAGTTACCGGGTCAAGGATTTTCTGTTCCGCTTCGACCTGCCGGGAGAACCCTGA